One window from the genome of Montipora foliosa isolate CH-2021 chromosome 5, ASM3666993v2, whole genome shotgun sequence encodes:
- the LOC138002404 gene encoding uncharacterized protein: MLDSCEVLPSDPEVKKAIVLTTMATKKELKIADGLDYFSDWFRAKRAIAFSWLYLCKLRKKISVECKGSNNPTIQQQSRSRTTIQVGDLQRAENVIIKSVQSAAFPEELKSLRSTQDFQSSGERLTARERKGRLKNFSPLLKLDPFCDAEGVLRIGGRLANSSLPFEMKFPVILPLRSHVTTLIIKYFHEKMRHQGRGMTLNEVRANGYWIVGGLSAVGSYIWSCIVCRKLRSEVAEQKMADLPEDRLEPVPPFTNCAVDYFGPFTIKQGRKEVKRYGVLFTCLASRAVHLETSSTLETDAFINTLRRFICRRGPIRQLRSDQGTNFVGAKHELKAPVAELDHERLKKELLKDNCDWFTFMMNVPSSSHMGGVWER; the protein is encoded by the coding sequence ATGCTTGATTCGTGTGAAGTATTACCCTCTGACCCTGAGGTGAAGAAAGCCATAGTTCTAACCACAATGGCAACAAAGAAAGAATTGAAGATCGCCGACGGATTGGATTACTTCTCAGATTGGTTCCGTGCAAAAAGGGCCATTGCCTTCAGTTGGCTTTACCTTTGTAAGCTACGAAAGAAAATATCTGTAGAGTGTAAAGGTAGCAACAATCCAACAATCCAGCAACAATCCAGATCAAGAACAACAATCCAGGTTGGAGATCTTCAGAGAGCTGAAAATGTGATTATCAAGTCAGTCCAATCTGCCGCTTTTCCCGAAGAACTCAAGTCATTGAGATCCACGCAAGATTTTCAGTCGTCTGGAGAGAGGTTGACAGCCCGAGAGAGAAAGGGTCGTCTAAAGAATTTCTCTCCACTCCTTAAGCTGGATCCATTTTGTGACGCAGAAGGAGTTCTACGCATCGGAGGACGCTTAGCAAATTCTTCCCTCCCGTTTGAAATGAAGTTTCCTGTGATCCTACCTCTGCGAAGCCACGTGACTACCCTCATCATCAAATATTTTCACGAGAAAATGAGACATCAGGGACGAGGTATGACGTTGAACGAAGTAAGAGCTAATGGTTATTGGATTGTCGGCGGATTGAGTGCAGTAGGAAGCTATATATGGAGCTGCATTGTTTGCAGAAAGCTTCGTTCTGAAGTTGCAGAGCAGAAGATGGCTGATTTGCCAGAGGATCGCCTAGAACCGGTTCCTCCATTTACGAATTGTGCCGTTGACTACTTCGGACCTTTTACTATCAAACAGGGCAGAAAAGAGGTGAAGAGATACGGAGTTCTTTTTACGTGTCTAGCTTCAAGAGCCGTTCATTTGGAGACCTCTTCCACACTTGAAACAGATGCCTTTATTAACACGCTGCGACGTTTCATATGCCGCAGGGGACCTATCCGTCAACTACGAAGCGACCAAGGAACAAACTTTGTAGGAGCCAAGCATGAGCTGAAAGCTCCTGTCGCAGAACTCGATCACGAGCGCCTTAAGAAGGAACTTCTGAAGGATAACTGTGATTGGTTCACCTTCATGATGAATGTCCCGTCTTCAAGCCACATGGGCGGAGTATGGGAACGGTAA
- the LOC138002405 gene encoding uncharacterized protein has product MSLSHSRETSTWYIPHHGVYHPKKPNKIHVVFDCAAECNGESLNKHLLQGPDLTNTLAGVLSRFRQEPVGIMCDIESMFYQVHVTREFRDLLRFFWWEGGDLSKSPVEYRMTVHLFGATSSPGCANFALKKTAQDGEKEFGAEAADFLRKNFYVDDGLKSCSTVEEATMLVSSVKEMCKKAGFNLHKFVSNKKEVLRSIPISDRADDLKNLNF; this is encoded by the coding sequence ATGTCATTGTCTCATTCAAGAGAAACCAGTACTTGGTATATCCCTCACCATGGGGTATACCATCCAAAGAAGCCGAATAAAATTCATGTGGTGTTTGACTGCGCCGCAGAGTGCAATGGGGAGTCGCTGAATAAACATCTTCTGCAAGGCCCGGATTTAACGAACACCCTTGCTGGCGTCCTCAGCAGGTTTCGTCAAGAACCTGTGGGTATTATGTGCGACATAGAGTCGATGTTTTACCAAGTTCACGTGACAAGAGAGTTCAGAGATTTGCTACGCTTTTTCTGGTGGGAAGGCGGTGACTTATCCAAGAGTCCAGTAGAGTACAGAATGACGGTGCACCTATTTGGAGCGACCTCATCGCCGGGTTGCGCTAACTTTGCCCTTAAGAAGACAGCACAGGATGGTGAAAAAGAGTTTGGAGCTGAAGCCGCGGACTTTTTACGAAAGAATTTCTACGTTGACGACGGTTTGAAATCCTGTTCCACAGTTGAGGAGGCAACCATGCTGGTATCGTCTGTGAAAGAGATGTGCAAGAAAGCAGGTTTTAATCTGCACAAGTTTGTTTCGAATAAGAAAGAGGTTTTGAGAAGCATTCCAATTTCTGACCGAGCTGATGACCTCAAGAACCTCAATTTTTGA
- the LOC138002406 gene encoding bifunctional 3'-5' exonuclease/ATP-dependent helicase WRN-like, with protein sequence MLKAEQKTAIRHLFEKKYLLAVLPTGYRKSLIFQLLVLLAKRAGNYASLLVITPLVSIINDQVMEVEAMHLTACNLAQILGNLEDIEGGKFNVVYGSAESATDKRFLQSLKKNTTFSSSLVACVVDESHTVETRTGLRKSKGRKHGYDTTIAFRGAYGELSLLRSFLKKGTPFAALTGTADSETCSVIQSKLSLKDPMVIRISPNRTNLRFSVHNKSKPEMFNGLNWVIDHVKEKGESASKTIIFCNTMKDIACVINLDILHILQRNHVNILIVLLEFTIQAVGNIAKTELSSH encoded by the exons ATGCTAAAAGCAGAGCAAAAGACGGCGATCAGACATTTGTTTGAGAAAAAGTATCTTTTAGCTGTTTTACCAACAGGCTATCGAAAGAGTCTAATTTTTCAGCTTCTTGTGTTGCTCGCGAAAAGAGCAGGAAATTATGCTTCTTTGTTAGTCATAACGCCTCTTGTCAGTATCATTAACGACCAGGTTATGGAAGTCGAAGCCATGCATTTGACTGCTTGTAATTTGGCTCAGATTCTAGGTAATTTGGAAGACATCGAAGGAGGGAAATTTAATGTTGTCTACGGATCAGCGGAAAGTGCCACAGATAAGCGATTTCTTCAATCACTGAAGAAGAACACTACTTTCAGTAGCAGTTTAGTGGCTTGTGTTGTGGATGAGTCGCATACAGTTGAAACACGGACCGGTTTAAG AAAATCAAAGGGCAGGAAACATGGATATGATACAACTATTGCATTTCGTGGAGCCTATGGAGAGCTTTCCCTTCTCCGCTCATTCTTAAAGAAAG GAACTCCATTTGCTGCATTGACTGGCACAGCTGATTCAGAAACATGTTCAGTAATACAATCCAAGCTGTCACTGAAAGATCCAATGGTCATCCGCATCAGTCCAAACCGAACAAACTTACGTTTTTCAGTACACAACAAAAGTAAGCCTGAAATGTTTAATGGACTCAATTGGGTGATTGATCATGTTAAGGAGAAAGGAGAGTCAGCCAGCAAAACTATCATATTTTGCAACACAATGAAAGACATTGCTTGTGTAATAAACTTGGACATTTTGCATATTCTCCAAAGAAATCACGTGAACATTCTGATTGTCTTGTTGGAATTTACCATTCAAGCTGTTGGCAACATAGCAAAGACAGAGTTGTCCAGTCACTAA